The genomic window ATATCCTTTTCCTTACACTCTGTGACATATTATAAACAAGAACAATTGTAGATACTTTAATAAGTGGCTGTAAAACAGTTTTACATTACTTACTCACACAGTtcccaaaagaaagaaagaaagaaacaaacaaacaaacaaaatcagccAGTGctcttcagttcagtttttattttcacttcttCGTCCTTTATGGTTTTCTTTTCAGTGACATAACCATGGTCCACTTCATGTGCATTCCAGGAATGTCCAGGAATGTCCTTATTACAGCTTGGGCAGAACTTCTCGTCCATGTACAGTTCATTAATTGACACCTTAGTAGGAAATGATGATGGGGAAATGCCTGTTTCCCTGCAGTACAAATCAGCATTGACTCAGAAATCAAAGTCCAGCAGGTTTATGGTTGGTTCAGTTACAATAATGAGGTGACTCACTGTGTTTGAGTTGTGCTTATAAAGACCAGAGCACCATCCTGTCATTACTCCACCACTGACCCAAAGACGcctgaagaagaacaacaacttCCAACCTGACTGATACGTCTGTAAGTCAtgacactttgtttttttttgttttttttttccattttagccATTGCTGCAACATTTGTACACATTTCAgtcattacatttatgcattagATGAATGTTTCTGGGTGTAAAACTTTAACACTGACTTGAAACTCTGCTGAATTCTAGATTTCATCATGAAGACTCTTCTGATTCTGTCTGTCATCCTTTCTGTAGCTCTGTCCATCAGAGCTGCAGCAGGTGAGATAGATTTAAATACTAGAATCTAACAAAAAGCACtatcattacactgtaaaaaaaaaaaaaaaaaaaaaaatcctgttgtttttacagaaaaaaactggcagctgtggttaccagaacaaaactgtaaaaaatgcatccgactgtaaacatatttacagagtaacatgtagatttaacattttaaacatgtttatttaacattggatttaaatggactgcacttatttagtgtattttctccaccttcatggtgtccaaagtgctttccaaagccaccaggtctgactgggagcaatttagggttcagtgtcctccatggacactttgacatatgggcAGTCAgggccaggatttgaaccaccaaccctttggttattggacgagccgctctaccaactctaccaacccattaatttacaagtttaaaatgttactttgtaaatgtttacttttttaaaaataacttttatattaacaaaaccagatttgtaagTAGAAataatgtatttctattgtttttagaaaataaaactaaattgaaaaacaatgcagtgctgtttaaattgcaagaccataatgttgaaataatggcccatttgcttcttttttttttttttttttttaaacatgctctccctgtaaaaactacagctatatttaatttaatctttaacataaaaatcttttcaaataaacaactttgcattgtattgtcacttacagttttttttatgttgcagtttcacaactttttggtgttaattctacagtcattttttacagtgtaaactaAGGATAGAGGATAAGCTTTTATTTACAGtctttttaacctcctgagatcctggaaatgtcagcaaagtacaagttttttattaaataagtgcctatattggaaacatcatgatgcaacagttttttcagatgtactttttaaaattgttatggaatgtcctttgtggtggacagttttcttttctttctttctttctttctttttttttttttttttgtatgaagttgtgaaactcttgtccacagatgtggacagaaaacccacagctgggtctgaggaggttaatgttAAATAATGATCTGCATTTAATAGTCtggtttgcctttttttttttttttttttagttgttccaACAGAGAATGCTGTAGTGCAACTAGAGGACGAACCTGCACCAAAACCAGGTAAATGACACATTTTATTTCCagacaaaatgtgtgtgtgtgtgtgtgtgttgagttgTTTGTTTTGTCTCTGTCTTTTCTGTGCCAGTTGTTTTTGTGACTTGAAAAATGAAACATGTCTGGATATGTTCtttcataatgtacatttttatagtACATCAAGTTAATTGTCATCTTTCAGTCTGTCCTCATATCTAAAAACTGAGGAATTCCATTttagacaaaatgaacaaattcatAATTAAAAGTGGTTTTGAACTTTGTCTTGCTGTTTCACAGAGCTGAAGCCTGCTTCGGCTCCTCAAGGTAAAATACTCTATAATATACCGGCTGTTGCCGCACTACGTTACAATAAATAATTAGTCATGCCTGCATTAGTCTAATGTTTTATTATCATCTTTTCAGCTCGTTTGCAGTTCTGTCTTGATGACTGGCTTAGTTACAACGGTAACTGCTACTACATTGGCAATGACTTCAGTACCTGGGGTAATGCAGAGGTAAACACAATTATTAACAGAAAATGAAAAGAGCTCTATGTGAcccattttgattttttaaaattttctcttcttttctttctctagAGCTTCTGTTCCAACTTTCAGGCTAATCTAGCCTCAGTTCGTGACATCTGGGAGTATAATTTCATCCAGCGTATGGTTAGAAGCGCTGGTCACAAGTTTGCCTGGATTGGAGGATTCCACTTTGAGGTTTGTTcatttgtgacatttttattCTTCATTTCCAAAATTtggtagaaaataaaaacaaaaaatcattttGTAGTTATAACATGTTTTTATACTAG from Sphaeramia orbicularis chromosome 1, fSphaOr1.1, whole genome shotgun sequence includes these protein-coding regions:
- the LOC115425046 gene encoding snaclec alboaggregin-A subunit beta'-like, giving the protein MKTLLILSVILSVALSIRAAAVVPTENAVVQLEDEPAPKPELKPASAPQARLQFCLDDWLSYNGNCYYIGNDFSTWGNAESFCSNFQANLASVRDIWEYNFIQRMVRSAGHKFAWIGGFHFENDWRWQDGSKFDYHRWETRNPSESYQCLQLDSETNKGWTNNVCSDISPFVCKTRPSC